Proteins found in one Candidatus Bathyarchaeia archaeon genomic segment:
- a CDS encoding isoprenylcysteine carboxylmethyltransferase family protein — protein MEPRLMFGRVVALVGFIIFLTALVQMLKARRKELLTGGLYSVVRHPQYFGIIVVTLGLTIMSIQWSGSKLNVVLVWFIGVLGYVLLAGYEERYLSRRFEKEYQQYKQKVPFIFPISISRIPEPVLTLTIALIITFMLTLI, from the coding sequence TTGGAGCCGAGGCTCATGTTTGGAAGGGTTGTTGCTTTGGTTGGCTTCATAATATTCTTAACAGCTTTGGTTCAGATGCTTAAGGCGAGGCGGAAAGAACTTTTAACAGGCGGACTTTACTCGGTTGTAAGGCATCCCCAATATTTTGGAATAATTGTTGTGACCTTAGGGTTAACCATAATGTCCATACAATGGTCAGGGTCGAAGCTTAATGTTGTTTTAGTGTGGTTCATCGGGGTTTTAGGCTACGTTTTACTGGCAGGCTATGAGGAGCGATACCTCTCAAGAAGGTTTGAAAAAGAATACCAACAATATAAGCAAAAGGTCCCATTTATTTTCCCAATAAGCATAAGCAGAATACCTGAACCAGTCCTCACATTAACAATAGCGCTAATAATAACCTTCATGTTGACACTCATATAA
- a CDS encoding aspartyl protease, which translates to MRAHFKVKISSVKEPNKFIFVDLPVRVGFPVSVVPSHKLVEIGVKPVDKVKVLLADGKEAIRNVGVAFFELMGRRTVGPVVFGEEKDKRVLGVSTLETLGLLFDPKTGELKPKRIRF; encoded by the coding sequence ATGAGAGCACATTTTAAGGTTAAGATTTCTAGTGTTAAGGAGCCTAACAAGTTTATTTTTGTTGACTTGCCTGTTCGTGTTGGTTTTCCTGTTAGTGTTGTGCCTTCGCATAAGTTGGTGGAGATTGGGGTTAAGCCTGTTGATAAAGTTAAGGTTCTATTGGCTGATGGTAAGGAAGCTATTCGCAATGTTGGCGTGGCGTTTTTTGAGCTGATGGGACGTAGGACTGTTGGCCCTGTTGTGTTTGGTGAGGAGAAAGACAAAAGGGTTTTAGGCGTTTCAACTCTCGAAACCTTGGGGTTACTGTTTGACCCTAAAACAGGAGAGTTAAAGCCTAAGAGAATACGCTTTTAA